The nucleotide sequence CAGGTAAATCAGGCTCTTTGCAATTCTTCTCATTTATCCCCCCTTCCTCAATGAATTATTATATGGCTCATTGTATCTTTATTGAGTTAAAAACACATAATAAACCGGCTATCCGGTTTATACCAATTGTAAAATATTTTATTTCAATTGTCTGGCCAGGAATGGATAAATCTAAAATTGTCTAATAATGAGTGGGAGGGCAGAATGATGTCAATTGATGTGAAATCAACACCGATAACTATCGCTGTTACGGCATCAGGATAAAGGTAAAAGTGACTTTTAGACAGATAGTTATCGGTGAAGGGCTGCTCTGACCCCCAGAGTGTACCGATAGTTATCGGTAAACAACCATTTACTTTTTCAGTCTATGCTGATTGAGCCAGGCTATGACATCACTGAACACCTCATCTCGGTTCAGCTCGTTCAGAGTCTCATGGCGGGCACCTTCGTAAAACTTATAGGTCACCTCACCGATACCGGACTTTACCAGGGAGTTATACACCTGGAGCACACCCCTGGTATTGGCCCCGACCGGATCCATGGAGCCGGAGAAAAGGTATATGGGCAATTCCCTGGGAATCTTCGCGACATTCCTGTCATCGCTGATAAAGGCAAGGCCGCTGACAAGGTCGCAGAAAAAGCCGGCGGTAAAAACATCGCCGCAGTAGGGGTCCGCCACGTATTTATCAACCTCGGCGTTGTCCCGCGAAAGCCAGTCGAATTTGGTCCTGTTCGGTTTGAAGGCGTTGTTGTAAGCTCCGAAGGAAAGCTTGTCCAGGAGAGGGCTTTTTGTTTTTTTGCCTTTCCAGGCCGCATCTATTTTTGCCACTAACAGTCCCACTTTGCCAAGAAGGCCGGGATCGCCGGCGGTTCCGGATAGGATAAGGCCCTTGATGTCATTGCCATGGAGCATCGCGTAGTTTCTCGAAAGGAACGATCCCATGCTATGGCCCAGAAGGAAAATCGGTAACGCCGGGTTCTCTTTTTTAATAAGGGTGGTAAGCACATGCATGTCGTCAACGACCTTGTTCCATCCATCCACGTCCGCGAAGAATCCGACATTCTCAAGGGAGCCCGCCGTTTTTCCATGGCCGCGGTGGTCATTGGCATACACGGCGTAGCCGGCCTTGACCAGCTCCCCGGCAAATCGTTCATACCGCGCCCCATGTTCAGCCATTCCGTGGGCAATCTGTAGAGCCGCCTTGATGTCTTGTTTCGAATCGGGCATCCATCGATACGCGAATATCTTTGTGCCGTCAGCCGCCTTAAAGGTAAAGGTATCGCTTTTCATAGGATAAAGCCTCCTCGCATGAACTTCTTTTTTTTCTTCCATTAACAAATCCGGAAAACTCATTTAACGGCATCATAATAAAGAACATACTTGATTTTTGCAATAAAAGCCTGTTTAAATTATCGAAAAATGATTTACCTGGGAATTTATGCCAATACCCCATGAAAAGACTTTAACGACAGATGGATTTATTGCAACGCATTTATCATCCTTCTGAATAATTAATTCCCGCTCCATTGCGTATAATGGACTAATTCATTAATTTTACTGCATCAATAATGCACAGTAATGGATATCCTGCAACGGAACAACATATCCAATATTTAACCGGGTAACGCTTTTCGATACTCATCGTAAAATAATGTTTACCAAATGATAAAAAATAGGTTGATAAAATACATAATCCATGTATGAGTTCATAAAAACTAGGGGTTATGTGAGGTGTACGTTGAAAAAGTATCGCTATCCTGTGATAAGTCTGTCTCTTTCTCTTGAAGCCTTCGCCTATACGCTGCCGGTATCCATCCTGGCGTATTTTATGATCATTGCATGTAATTTCTTCTCTTCTCTCGCCATATTCATTCCCGCGGCCCTTTTTGGTTCAATTGTTACACTGATTCCCGGAATGATCATCCGATGGCTGAAGCTCAGGAAAAGCTTTAACATATTAAAGAACCCTGACAGGCCCGACGAGGAGAATCTCCATGCAATCAAGCGCGCATTGCTTGACCATCCGCGATACGAAGCCAAATCACTCCCGGTGCGTTATTTCTTCGGCATCGGAAGTGTCATTGTGATCCTGGCCATTGCCGGCGAGATGAACCAGATGCGCTACATCATGACGGCAGTGGGACTTGCCATGGCTATTCCGATCAACATGGTGTTTTTCATGCTCCAGTCTGAGATAAGCCTTTCACAATACCTTGCCGACAGCCGCCTCGCGGGAGTCATCCTGGAAAAAGACGAATGCCGGTCCCTCCCCATATTCAACAAGATTCTCATGGTCCTCATTTCTATCCTTCTGCCGCCCCTGGCGATTTTTATTTCCTTCATTTCCCTGATGAACCTGAAGCTTCTCCAGCTGGACAACCTGGTCGTTCACTTTGTATTTATAACGATAATGATGATAACCGCGTCGGTGATCACGGCGTATTACCTTGCCCGGTCATTGAGAAAAACCGTATCCGCCATGGAGAAATCCCTGGACGGCATCGCCCGCGGCGAGCTGAACGATTATTTCGTCCCGATGATCACGACCGACGAGGTAGGCGCCATGAGCGGCTACATGAACTCCCTGAAAGTAAAGATCAAAGGCGTGATAACCCTCATCCAGTCCATGTCCCACGAGCTCACCCTATCTTCGGCGGAAATGGCCAATACCGCGGAAAACGTGTCGCAGCAGAGCCAGTCGACCGCGGCGACCATCGAGGAAATATCATCGTCCCTGGAGGAGATATCCGCCGGGGGAGAATCCATATTCAGCAGCATCGAGTACCAGAACAAGCGGACCCATATACTCATCGATAACGTCAACAGGATGCACGCCATCATCACGGATGAAGGAATGGAAATGGAAGAGGCGATGAAGGTCAAGACCGACCTGGACATGAACATCGAAGAGGTAAAGGAAAAGATCAATGACACGATGGCCCTGATGAAAACGGCCACCCAGGACGCCGGCCGCATGCTTGACTACACGGGCCTCATAAACGAGATATCCGACCGCACCAACCTCCTCAGCCTCAACGCCAGCATCGAGGCCGCCCGAGCCGGCGAATACGGCAAGGGGTTCGCGGTCGTGGCCGACGAGATCGGCAAGCTCGCGGAACAGGCCGGCGAAAACACCAAGAGCATCTCGGAAATCGTCAAAACCACCAACTTCAGCATGGAGAAGTCCTCCCAGGCCCTGAGCGAGGCCATATCGAAGATCGAGAGCATATTCGAAGGTCTCCGCTCCTTCGGCACCATGGTCGATTCCATCGGCAACCTGACGCGCCAGGACCTTGAGATCAACAACGTCCTCAAGGAAGACGCGGAGCATTTCCTGGATCGCGCCAATGAAATCCTGAAGGCGATGGAGGAGCAAAAATACGCCGTCGATGAGATCGTCAAGTCGATCACGGTGATCAACGCCACCACGCAGAGCAATTCAGCCTCCAGCGAGGAGTTGACCGCCGTATCGGAAACCATCGCGGAAAACGCCAGGCGCCTTAAAGGCGAGATCGAGTTTTTCAAAATACAGCACGCGTAACAGGGCGCGTCGCCGATGATGATCACCCTCGACGGGGGAAAATGCGGCAGGTGTCTTCTCTGCGTCAGGTATGAGAGCGTGTAAAACATTATGCGGCAAAATGGGGCCGTCTCAGAAGCCCCATTTTATTTGCCCCATCCCATTATTTCTTTTCATGTAGTTAAAGGCAGATAGGAATCGATCCAGGTATTTACACATAGAAAAGCGCGAAATTAATCAGCATATCATCATAAAATCCTCCTCCCTTTACAATTCTGCTCTGCCCGCCCTCCCCATATATTATGTCACATTAGATGTAAAACCTTGATCAATTATTAAATAATGACGCCATGTATAATTATATATTTATATATTTTAATAATATTGATTATTTTAATTTATAATATTTCTATTTTTTTGAATTTTATATTATTTTTTTATTGACTTTTCTCTATATAGCGGTACTTTAGAGATATAAATAATGACGCCATGTACAACACAATGTACTGGAATATTAGCCAATAATCCTGATCGATGATTCATTTTAGAAGTTCTCTTGTTATTTTGATTCTGGCTTATTAGAAAAAAGATGACCGGACGGTTTTTATTTACTCTAGCTATTTCAAGCAGGAATCTTTTGAATGCAACTCCCCGGCTCAATGTATTGGCCGTGAGAGATATTCTCAAAATATAAGAGGATATAATTATGGATCAGAACACATCAATTGTTTGGACATTCCTGTTTCTCGCCTACAAGAACGGGCTTCTGGAAAAAAACCTTCAACTGCTGAACGGGGTACTGGATCCCCATACGGACCTGGGCCTTGTGCTGGCATCAATGGAGGACAGCCTCACGGAAGCGGACAGGGCAAAGATCAACGTGCTCATACTGGACAAGGCTCTGCCGATGCTGAAAACGATAACCGATGAAAAATTCATCGAAGGGACCCGCATACTGATGGACATCCTTCAGCCTGCCCTGGTGCGCATCGTGCAAAACGCCAACTATGACGTCGCCTTGCTCAGTGAAAGACTGAGCGTGGTCGTTCGACTGCTGCTTTCAATCAAGCCGCTGGCCCTGCTGATGGCGCCTGCCGTCATAGACCTGGCGCTCGCCCAGAAGCCCAGGTTTAGCGTCCGCTTTCTCCTGCGGAGACTGAGAAAAAAAATAATAAAAGCGCAAGGAGAGGTACGATAATGAGCACCTACAAAGATCTTCTCCGAATTGTCGGAACTGAAAACACCAATACCAATCGGAACGCCTGCACGGCCTACTCCCACGACGGCAGCTTTATATTCGGCGAGGAAGCATCATGCGTGGTGACCCCCAGGACTGCGGAGCAGGTCCTGGAGATAGTGAAGCTCGCCAACAGCGAGAAGTTCCCCCTCGTCCCCGTTTCTTCGACCGGTCCGAGATTCAGGGGAGACACGGTGCCGAAACAGAAGGGGGCCGTCGTGGTCGACCTGAGCCTCATGAAGTCGATCGTGCGTATCGACCGCAGAAGCAAGACGGCCCTGGTGGAGCCCGGCGTCACCTTCGGTGAGCTGATCGACGCGGCTGCCGCCAAGGGCCTCAGGGTGGCGGCTCCCCTTCTCCCGAAGAAAACGAAATCGGTGGTCGCCAGCATGCTCGAGCGGGAGCCGACGACACTGCCGAAATACCATTGGGACATGCAGGACCCCCTCTGCTGCGTGGAGGTCATATTCGGATCGGGCGACCTGTTCAGGACGGGGGCCGCGGCCGGTCCCGGCTCCATCGAGCAGCAATGGGCGTCGGGGCAGGCGCAGAAAAGCCCCATGGGACCCGCCCAGACCGACTGGGCGAAGATCATCCAGGCTTCGCAGGGCACCATGGGCATCGTAACCTGGGCCTCGGTCAAGCTCGAGCTCAAGCCGCAGGTTGAAAAGGCCTTCATCGTCGGCGCGTCACGTCTGGACGACCTGGTTGATTTCGCCTACGCATTGACAAGGACACGGTACGCCGATCACTGCTTCATTTTAAATAATGTCGATTGCGCGGCGATAACCGGCGGCAAACCGGACAAGGCAATGCCCGCCTGGGTCCTCTTTTACACCATTTCCGGATACGAGCGCTTCCCCGAGGACCGCGTCCGGTACCTGGAAAAGGACATTGACGATATCGCGGCGAAATTAAAGGTGCGCCCGTCGCAGGAAGTCGGATCGCTGAAGGCCGACGCCCTGCTGAAGCTCATGGGCAAACCGAGCGACGATCCTTACTGGAAGATGAAAAAATCCCATGGGTTCCAGGATATCATGTTCCTGAACACCCTGGACCACTCTTCCAATTTTATAAACGAGATACAGCAGCTGTCGAAGTCTTTCGGCATCGCCGGCGACGCCATCGGCATATACCTGCAGCCGCTCCAGCAGGGAAGGATCTGCCACAACGAATACACCGTCATGTACGATCCCGGCAATCCGGAAGAAGCGAAAAAGACGCAGGCCTTCTGCGAAAGCGCGACGAGGAAGATCCTCGACATGGGCGGATTTTTCTCCCGGCCCTACGCGGAATCGGCTCAGGCGGTCTATGAAAAATGCCCCGACGCCGTGGCGGCCCTGCACAAGGTCAAGAAGATACTGGATCCGAGGGGCGTGATGAACCCCGGAAGACTCTGCTTCAATTAAAATTTATATCAAACTGATAGGTGCCACTATGAACCTGCAAGAATTGAAAAGGGATATGGAAGGTTGTTCAAGATGCTCTAACTGCAAATGGGTCCCCCATCTCCAGATAAAGAGCTGGCGTTACGCCAAGGTATGCCCGTCCATCGACCGCTATAATTTTCACGCCTATTCCGGCGGCGGCAAGATGATCATGGCGAACTCGATCCTGTCGGACAGGACCGAGATGACCGACGGCGTTTCGGAGATCGTATACCGCTGCCAGCTGTGCGGCGCCTGCCAGGTCTCATGCCAGGCCTACCGCGACGACATCGACCTCGCAGACGTGCTCCTCGAGTTCAGGTCCCACTGCGTCGAAAACGGCTTCGTCCAGCCGGAGCACCTTGATATCATTGAAAGCATGAAGCGCGAAGACAACACCATGAACATGCTGAAGGCCGACCGCGGCAACTGGGCCGCCGGCCTGGATATTCCAGACATCAACACCGCAAAGGTGGACGTCCTCTTTCACGCGGGCTGCCGGTATTCGTACGACAGGGACCTCTGGGACACCCTGCGGTTTACCGCAAAGCTCCTGCTCCAGAACGGCATCAAGATGGGGATCGCGGGCCGCGACGAGTCGTGCTGCGGCGGACGCGCCTATGAAATCGGATACCAGGGCGAGATGAGGAACTACGCCGACGACATGGCCAGCCGGATCAAGGCGTCCGGGGCGCGTTACCTGGTGACGCCCTGCTCCGATTGTTATTACGCCTTCAAGTATCTTTATCCGAAAAACGGCAAGCGGCTGGGGGTCGAGGTCCTTCATATAACGGAATACATCGATTCCCTTATCAAGAAAGGGGCCATACATCCCCTGAAAAAAATCCCGCTCAAGGTCACGTACCATGATCCCTGCCACCTGGGAAGAAGGGGCGAAATATACAAGGAATGGCACGGCGACGACAAGCTCATGAGGCCGGTCAAATACAAGCAGACGGGCCGGTACGGGATCTTTGATCCGCCCAGGGACATACTGAAAGCGATCCCGGGAGTGGAACTCGTTGAAATGGAGCGCATCCGAGAGTACAGCTGGTGCTGCGGCGCCGGCGGCGGAGTCCTGGAATACGACCCTGATTTCGCGAAATGGACCGCGAAAGACCGCCTGGACGAGGCGTTGTCCACCGGCGCCGACGCCCTGGCGACGGCCTGTCCATGGTGCGAGCGACTGTTCAGGGACACCGCGACGGAAAACAACATCGACATCAAGATACTGGATGTGAACGATATACTGGGTCAATCATTAGGAGTGTTATGATATGTTAGAATGTAAAATTTTATCAGACAAAGCCTATGAGGAAATGGAAATAGTTATCGGGAAAGAGAATATTTCCCGGGAACCGTCCCTCCTGGATTCCTATGCCTGGCAGCCGGCGATCAACCTCGGCACCGAGCCGTGGATCCCGAGACCGGCGGCCGTTGTCCTTCCTCAGACCACAGAGGAAGTGCAGAGCATAGTCAGGATCTGCAACAAACACGGTATAAAATACAAGGCCCATTCGACCGGCTGGGCCGCGTGGGGCGGGCCGGGCGAACAGGGAGTTGTGCAGATAGATCTCAGGCGTATGAACCGCATAATCGAGATCAATGAAAAGAACATGTACGCGGTTGTAGAGCCGTACGTGTGCTGCTCGCAGCTCCAGGCGGAGGCCATGAAGCACGGTCTTAACTGCCATATCATCGGCGCCGGGCCCAACACGTCGCAGCTTGCCAGCGTCACGTCGGCGTGGGGATACGGCTGGACGGGCCTCTATACGGGGTTCGGCGGCAGGAACCCGCTCGGAGTCGAGTGGGTCCTTCCCGGCGGCGATCTGCTCCACGTCGGCACTCCCGGCTCCGGCGCGGGATGGTTCTGCGGCGACGGCCCCGGGCCGAGCCTGCGGGGCGTCATGCGCGGCTGGGGCGGAACCACCGGCGGCCTGGGCGTCTTCACGAAAGTCGCCGTGAAGCTCTACCCCTGGCCCAGCGGTCCGCGGAAGCCGCGTTTTACAGGGATTCTCAGCGACATTTCCCCTGACTTCGAGCTGCCGAAGACTCACAAGGTCTACTTCCTGTTTTCCAAAAGCTACGAGGATTTCACCAATGTCGCTTACGCCATCGGCGACAGCGAGATAGGCTATATCCACTGCAAGGGCTCGGTGGGGGCCATGTTCGGACTCCTCGCGCCGAGGGCGCTGCGGATCCTCCTGGATACGCCGGGATTCCGCACGATCATAAAATCGTTCCAGCACATGACCCTCTTCGCCATTGCGGCCCAGACCGACGGGGAATTCGAATACCAGGAAAAGGTCATCAAGAAAATCATGGATGAAACCAACGGCATCCTCGTCGACGCGAGCTATCTCCCCTTCCACGGCTCCTTCTGGTGGGGACTGCACCGGTCCATCTACCCGGCCATGGCCTTCCGGCCCGGCGGCGCCTTCATCACCAGCATGGGGAGCAGCGAGATGTACGAGTGCTGCGTGAAACAGGCCAAGATCGGCGAGCAGTTAAAGCAGCGATTCATCGATAACGGCACATTCATCGACGACATGGCCGACTGCACCTGGGGCGGCATATACGAGGGGACAAGCAACTGGGGTCACCTGGAGGAGATCGGCATGTTTGACCGCCGGAAGCCGCAGACGGAAAAGCAGAGGTACGAATTTCTCTATGCCACCACGGACGCGACGATCAAGGATACGCTGGGCTTCGGCCTTTCATCCATGGAAAACCAGATGTACAAGTGGCTCGGCCCTATGATGTTCAACTATCATCTCTGGCAGGCGCGCATCAAAGAGGCCTTTGATCCGAATAACGCCTCCGACGGGTCACATTACGTTCCGCCCATCAAGGAGCTCGAAAAGGATATGGTGGGTTATAAACCTCCGGTCATACTGGGGGACAGAGAGAGTCTAAAAAATTAAAGAGGGGCTTGTCATGAACAGCGGAAACGACATTCTGGTATATGCTGAATTAACCGGTAAGGCCGGGATAGACCAGGTTTCCCTCGAGTGCCTGGGCATCGGAAGGACCCTGGCCGATAAAACGGGCTGCAGGCTCACCGCAGTGCTCATCGGCAGCGAAATATCAGCCGCCGCCGACGAGCTGGCGCACTATCCCGTTGACGAGATTTTCACGGCCGATTCCCCGGCCTTGAAGCACTACATCCCGGAGCTGTATCAGCACGTGATGAAAAACCTTTTCTTAAAGATGAAACCGCGGGCGATCATTTTCGGCAACACCCTGGCCGGTCTCGACCTCGCCCCGCGGCTTTCCTTCGACCTGGGCGCGGGCCTGGTCACCGATTGTATCGCCCTGGCGTTCGAGAACGGGCGTCTGGTGCCGACCAAGCCGGTATACAGCGGCAATGTCATGGCCGAGTACCGGATCGAGTCTGACCTGGCCATCGTGACCGTCAGGGCCAGGTCGCAGGATCCGGCGGAGCGCCGAGAATCTGCGGCCGCCAAAATAGTGCCGGTACCGGAGCTGATCGTCGAAAGCGACACCGTCGTCAAGGTCCTCGAAAGGGTCGTGGCCGAGAACGAAGGACCCCAGCTTGAGGACGCCGATATCATAGTCGCCGGCGGCCGCGGCATCGGGAGCAAGGAAGGCTTCCGGATCCTATCGGACCTGGCAAAGACGATCGGCGCCGTCGTCGGCGCCAGCAGGCCGCCCTGCGATCTTGGATGGGTGGATTCCAACGCGCAGGTCGGCCAGACCGGCGAGATCGTCCGTCCCTCGGTGTATTTCGCGGTGGGGATATCGGGATCGACGCAGCACATCGTCGGCATGTCGGGGTCCAGGACGATCATAGCCATCAACAAGGACGCCCAGGCGCCTATTTTCGACATCGCCGATTACGGGATCATCGGCAACTACGAGGAGATAATCCCGGCTTTCAGCCATGCAATAATAGCAAGTAACTGACGGAGTAGAGCCATGCGCATAATTGTATGTATCAAACAGGTTCCCGATCCGGAAGGTCCGCCCTCCTCCTTCATCGTCAATGCCGATACTAACAGGGTGGAGCCGAAGGGGATACCGCCCGTACTTAGCATTTTTGACGAGAACGCCCTTGAAGCCGCCCTGAGGATCAAGGAGGCGGCAGGGGGTCAGTGCACAATTACCGTACTCTCGCTGGGCAAGAAAATATCCGACGCGGTCATGCAGAAGGCCCTGGCGGTCGGCGCCGACGAGCTTTTCAAGGTGGAAGACGAGTCGCTGGATCCCGCCGATTGCGACAGCTTCCGCACGGCTGACGCCATTGCCGCGGCCATAAAATCCATCGGTGAATATGATCTTATACTCGTTGGGCGGCAGGCGGCGGACTGGAACGCGGGCCAGACCGGCATAGGAGTCGCCTGCATCCTGGGTCTTCCGGTCATAACCATGGCCCGAAAAATCATAATCAACGACAACGGCGTCCGGGTCGAGCGGCTTATACCCGGCGGTTACGAAGTGGTACAATCGCCAATGCCTGCCGTTGTCATGGTGAGCAATGAAATCGGCCAGCTGCGGTATCCCACCATGATCCAGAGAAGGGAGGCAAAGTCAAAGCCTATCACGCACTGGAACGCGGAGAAGATCGGTTTTAACGGCGAAGCGGCCAACAGGGTCGTCATCCGAAAACTATACGAGCCGGAGGTAAAAAAGAGAAGATGCTCCGTTATCGAAGGCGAGTCCCTGGAAGAGGCAGGCAAGAAACTGGCGGAGCGTCTCAAGGCGGACAAGATCATTTAGCGCAGCAGCAGTGACATATAGCGGTAGAATTATCATCAGTGAATCAGACATGTTTTATAAGTGAATCATGACGGCAGGCTTCGCTCATGATTTACTGTATTTATGGAGGAGCGTCCGGCCGGACGGTTCTTGCATGATCGCTTATAAAGCATGTCTTAAAATAAAACAGGAAGGATGCGCAACTATGGCACACTACAACATTGCAATCGTAGGTGGAGGGCCCGGGGGCTCCTATGCCGCGAAAACGGCGGCGGAGAACGGGTTGAAAGCGATTTTTTTTGAAAGGGGAAAGGTCCCCGGAGATAAAAACGCCTCAGGGTGCGGCCTCGGACAGAGGTGGTGGAGGGATTTCCCCGCCATGATGGATAAGATATCCTTACTACCTTCGTTCCGGGAAATAACCCATTGCGCCTTTGTCATAACCGATGTCGATGACCGGCACATCACCACCATTGTCACGGGGCGAAACGCACGGCCGGAAGGGCGTATCATGTACAAGGGCAAGGGGCGAGCCTGGACCGGAGCGAGCATATACCGGTCGGACCTGGACAAGTTTCTCGCCGATACCGCCTGCGCCGCCGGGGCGGAGCTCCGAACGTCGACTCTGGTCACGGACCTGATCATGGAAAACGGACAGGTCAAGGGAGTGATCACGGATAAGGGCGAGAAGATCACGGCGGATGTCGTCATCGGGGCGGACGGCGCCCACTCGATGGTGGCGATCAAATCCGGGATACGCAAGCGGTGGAAAAAGAACGAGGTGACCCTGGTGCCCCAGGTCGATTTTTCCTGCAATGAATCGAAGATGGACGATATCATCGGCGCCGCCGAGTGGGTCTGGTTCGGGCCCTACTGCGGGGCTTACCAGGTCAATTTCAGGGACGGCTTCCACCTCGGCGCGGGGCAATGGCTTGACATATACAATGAAAAGCCGGTCGAGCTTCTTAAAAAAGTCCTGAAGATACCGCAGTTCCAGAAGATGTGCCGCTCCGTCGACGCCGAGCTGCGCGAGTTCCAGGTGCACCTACTTCCCTGGATGCCGCAGCCGGGCACCAAGACATACGGGAACGGCGTAATCCTGATAGGCGATGCCGGCGGGTTCCCCTGCCCCCTGGAAGGCGAAGGCGTGTGGCATGCCTGCTGGACCGGCAAGATAGCGGTCGAGACGATCGCAACCGCACTCAGCAAGGGAGACGTTTCCGCAAAGGGCCTCGGCGATTACGAGCGCAGATGGAAGGATTCCCCGGTGGGCCGGGAATTCGAATACGGCCATGAATTCGTGAATTTCTGGCGGAACAGCGCCTTCGACCCGGAATTCATGAAAAAAATCGTCGTTCTTCTCGGCGAATTGCAGACCCTCAACGGGCCGAGCATCGTGTTCGACTGGAGCGACGACCACATGACCACGATCAACGAGCACCTGGGATACTTCCTGGACGCCCTCGCGGACCCGCAGGTCAGGGCCTTCGGGCGTAATTACCTGACGCCCATGGGAAGGGGCATCACCAGGGAGAACATGGAAAAAATCGCGAGCATGCTCGCCCCGGCCATCGCCAGCAAGATAAAGATACTGCCGGAGAAAATGATCCGGAACATGCTTGTAAAAAAACTGTGCAAGAACCGGGTCTCCGGCGTCGATCGGCTCGCTAATTAATGAGGGAGGAACTACCATGAGCGGTACCAACAATTTTGATGTATCCAATTTTGTCGCCCAGAAATACGTGTCACGGGTCGCCAACGCAGACACGGGGGATTTCATAACATACGACGAGTCCAAATGCAACGGCTGCGGCCAGTGCAACCTGATCTGCGCTGCGAACATATGGGCCGTGCCGAAAGACAAGAAGACCAAGCTTTCGCCGAAGTATCGGGAGCTCTGCTACGAATGCGCCGCGTGCTATGCCGTGTGCGAGCAGGACGCGATCGGATTCAAGTACCCCAAGGGGGGCACCGGCATCGTCATCAAGTACGGATAGAGCTGTCCCATCCAAAAAATTCATCGAGTATAACATATGGAGGATATTAAATGAACAATAAACACTATATCGCCATAGCCATGGCTCTGGCATTCCTCGGGCCGCTTCCGCTATTTTCCGACGGCCCGTGGAAGGTGAAAAAAAACAGGAATGGCATAACCGTCGAGACAAGGAAAGCGGATGGGTATGACGTCGATGAGTTCAAGGCATCCGCCACACTTGACATGCCCTTTGACAAGGCGGTCGAGATCCTGAGAGACGTGCCGAATTACACGCAGTGGATGTATAAATTACTGGTCTCCAAAACAGTAAGCGAAACATCGCCGCAGTCGAAAGTCGTCTATATGAAGCTCGACCTGCCATGGCCGGCCAGGGACAGGGACATGTATGTGCGGACCACGGAAACCCTGGACGAGAAAAAAGGATTTTTCGAAAGCAGCAGCGTCGGAGTGGACGGATATCCTCAATCCGAATGCATACGCATGAAGAGGGTAACGATCACCTGGACCCTGACAGGCGTCGGGTCCGATAAAAGCAAGACCCATGTGGTATATTCAAGCAAGGGGGATCCCTCGGGAAAGCTGCCCGCCTGGATATGCAACCTGGGTAGCGTGGACGGTCCATATGAAAATTTATCGAACCTCAAGTTCAAGTACAGAAAGAATTGAGGCGGCATTAAAAGAAACCATGAATATGCCCGGGAGGATATGATAAAAGTATAAATATTTTTTATCAAGGTCTGATGCAGCGTGCTTCTGTCCCGCAGATCCGGTTCACAGGGTTTGCGGGTTTTTTTTGAAGAACTTTTTCATGGTACTTGTGCGTCGGCCAGTGATCCATCCGGCAATCCACGGCGCGCCGGCCCATAAAGCCGCCGAAAAGAAGGGGGAGTCCGTCAATCCTGCACATTTATATAATTGAGCATGCTGTGGAGGAAAATTCCCATATTCTCGGAGAAGACATCCTTGGAACAGTTGATGAATCCGCCGAAGAGCATGAATATCGAATAACTGACCGTGGTGAGAATTATCTCCGC is from Spirochaetota bacterium and encodes:
- a CDS encoding electron transfer flavoprotein subunit beta/FixA family protein; the protein is MRIIVCIKQVPDPEGPPSSFIVNADTNRVEPKGIPPVLSIFDENALEAALRIKEAAGGQCTITVLSLGKKISDAVMQKALAVGADELFKVEDESLDPADCDSFRTADAIAAAIKSIGEYDLILVGRQAADWNAGQTGIGVACILGLPVITMARKIIINDNGVRVERLIPGGYEVVQSPMPAVVMVSNEIGQLRYPTMIQRREAKSKPITHWNAEKIGFNGEAANRVVIRKLYEPEVKKRRCSVIEGESLEEAGKKLAERLKADKII
- a CDS encoding NAD(P)/FAD-dependent oxidoreductase; its protein translation is MAHYNIAIVGGGPGGSYAAKTAAENGLKAIFFERGKVPGDKNASGCGLGQRWWRDFPAMMDKISLLPSFREITHCAFVITDVDDRHITTIVTGRNARPEGRIMYKGKGRAWTGASIYRSDLDKFLADTACAAGAELRTSTLVTDLIMENGQVKGVITDKGEKITADVVIGADGAHSMVAIKSGIRKRWKKNEVTLVPQVDFSCNESKMDDIIGAAEWVWFGPYCGAYQVNFRDGFHLGAGQWLDIYNEKPVELLKKVLKIPQFQKMCRSVDAELREFQVHLLPWMPQPGTKTYGNGVILIGDAGGFPCPLEGEGVWHACWTGKIAVETIATALSKGDVSAKGLGDYERRWKDSPVGREFEYGHEFVNFWRNSAFDPEFMKKIVVLLGELQTLNGPSIVFDWSDDHMTTINEHLGYFLDALADPQVRAFGRNYLTPMGRGITRENMEKIASMLAPAIASKIKILPEKMIRNMLVKKLCKNRVSGVDRLAN
- a CDS encoding electron transfer flavoprotein subunit alpha/FixB family protein; protein product: MNSGNDILVYAELTGKAGIDQVSLECLGIGRTLADKTGCRLTAVLIGSEISAAADELAHYPVDEIFTADSPALKHYIPELYQHVMKNLFLKMKPRAIIFGNTLAGLDLAPRLSFDLGAGLVTDCIALAFENGRLVPTKPVYSGNVMAEYRIESDLAIVTVRARSQDPAERRESAAAKIVPVPELIVESDTVVKVLERVVAENEGPQLEDADIIVAGGRGIGSKEGFRILSDLAKTIGAVVGASRPPCDLGWVDSNAQVGQTGEIVRPSVYFAVGISGSTQHIVGMSGSRTIIAINKDAQAPIFDIADYGIIGNYEEIIPAFSHAIIASN